In a genomic window of Weissella tructae:
- a CDS encoding acyltransferase family protein, with protein sequence MGNKRRYITGLDGIRTLAVLGVILYHLFPQQLPGGYLGVTIFFVVSGYLITDLLNQEWIQTGRIDIVGFYKRRLQRLYPALIVLLASASTYIVLFQRDLLTNLREIIISSVLYVNNWWQISNGLSYFDKFGTPSPFTHIWSLAVEAQFYLIWPFVCLIFYRQARSARRASWFIAGLTIVSALWMAWLYIPGADPTRVYYGTDTRAFSILIGCWLAFVWPSTWLAEKTTFVRHWGMNLLGLASLGYLVYAFITMAFDDTFLYRGGMVLVSIAAAVLVAAVVHPAGDMNKVMTNPVFSWVGTRSYGIYLYQSPVMVFYEAQVGNVNDHLLMNATIEIVIILILSELSYRLFERPLRRMSWAGIKQYGRDFFRFKALPFKRISLFLLIGLCGMTGYALASEPNPVEKKPNQLEEHLKESKERADKQAQETSEPATEQTEPQYDEFGNLIPPTEPEDKTAGDGKFTETQKSFMASLPMTAIGDSMALDALPTLEKTFPQLTMNADVGRQLYATTPIITSMLQTQGIQQNVLMILGTNGSFTEEQFDEVMELLGNRHVYWVNVRVPTGRWQNDVNKMLTKMSKKYPNLTIVDWYSVSDNKPDWFYDDRVHPNEKGQVHFADTITESILKQNNIA encoded by the coding sequence ATGGGAAACAAAAGGCGATACATAACAGGATTAGATGGTATACGAACACTCGCCGTATTAGGTGTTATCTTATATCATCTATTTCCACAACAATTACCAGGTGGGTATTTAGGGGTCACAATATTCTTTGTTGTGTCAGGATACTTAATCACTGATCTATTAAATCAAGAATGGATTCAAACAGGGCGCATTGATATCGTTGGTTTTTATAAGCGCCGTTTACAAAGACTATATCCAGCACTAATCGTATTATTAGCAAGTGCATCGACATACATTGTACTGTTTCAACGAGACTTACTAACTAATTTACGTGAAATCATTATTAGTAGTGTGTTATATGTCAATAATTGGTGGCAAATCTCAAATGGTTTATCTTACTTTGATAAGTTTGGGACACCGTCACCATTTACACATATTTGGTCATTAGCCGTAGAAGCACAGTTTTATCTGATTTGGCCATTTGTTTGTTTGATATTCTATCGACAAGCACGTAGCGCTCGCCGCGCAAGTTGGTTTATTGCAGGATTAACGATTGTTTCTGCATTATGGATGGCATGGTTATACATTCCAGGCGCCGACCCAACACGGGTCTACTATGGAACAGATACGCGTGCATTTTCAATTCTAATTGGGTGTTGGTTAGCGTTTGTTTGGCCAAGTACATGGTTAGCTGAAAAGACAACGTTTGTTCGTCATTGGGGGATGAATCTACTTGGATTAGCTTCATTAGGCTACTTAGTATATGCGTTTATTACAATGGCATTTGATGATACATTTTTGTATCGTGGTGGTATGGTTCTGGTTAGTATTGCCGCCGCTGTATTGGTTGCGGCTGTGGTACATCCCGCAGGAGATATGAATAAAGTCATGACCAATCCAGTATTTTCTTGGGTTGGGACACGTAGTTACGGTATTTATCTTTACCAATCACCAGTGATGGTCTTCTATGAAGCGCAAGTGGGTAATGTAAATGACCATTTACTTATGAATGCGACGATTGAAATCGTGATTATTCTGATTCTGAGTGAACTATCATACCGTTTGTTTGAACGCCCATTACGTCGTATGTCGTGGGCCGGTATTAAGCAATATGGCCGCGATTTCTTTAGATTCAAAGCGTTACCATTTAAACGCATTAGCTTGTTCTTACTAATTGGATTATGTGGTATGACTGGCTATGCCTTAGCCAGTGAACCAAACCCAGTAGAAAAGAAACCTAATCAATTAGAAGAACATTTAAAAGAATCAAAAGAACGCGCTGATAAACAAGCACAAGAAACATCAGAACCCGCAACGGAACAAACAGAACCACAATATGATGAATTTGGTAATTTGATTCCACCAACAGAACCGGAAGACAAAACGGCTGGTGATGGTAAGTTTACTGAGACACAAAAATCCTTTATGGCATCATTACCTATGACAGCGATTGGTGATTCAATGGCACTAGATGCGTTACCAACGCTAGAAAAAACATTCCCGCAATTAACAATGAACGCGGATGTTGGACGCCAATTGTATGCAACAACACCTATTATTACGTCAATGCTCCAAACACAAGGTATTCAACAAAATGTTTTGATGATCTTAGGAACCAACGGTTCATTTACTGAAGAACAATTTGATGAAGTTATGGAACTCTTAGGTAATCGTCATGTGTACTGGGTTAACGTCCGTGTACCGACGGGACGTTGGCAAAACGACGTGAATAAGATGCTAACAAAGATGAGTAAGAAGTATCCAAATTTGACCATTGTGGACTGGTATAGCGTTAGTGATAACAAACCAGATTGGTTCTACGATGATCGTGTACATCCAAATGAAAAGGGACAAGTACACTTCGCAGATACAATCACTGAGTCAATTTTAAAACAAAATAATATCGCGTAA
- a CDS encoding TetR/AcrR family transcriptional regulator, producing MVTKTFDNLKAIKQKQVYDALVEEFTTYALVDAQVARIIKRADISRGSFYTYFTDLNDAYKWVFSQVMRDVHVHRDLDSIVQMVQNQPKVYQFLQKYYQINEQFLALHDEAFAQSLRPRLLREDASEAETKGWLAMQSAHGLMRNFFLYPDREAEIKTTYKKINQLLS from the coding sequence ATGGTAACCAAAACATTTGATAATTTAAAAGCCATTAAGCAAAAGCAAGTGTATGACGCCTTAGTGGAAGAATTCACGACCTATGCACTTGTGGATGCACAAGTGGCGCGTATTATCAAACGTGCTGACATATCTCGTGGATCATTTTATACGTACTTTACAGATTTGAATGATGCCTATAAGTGGGTATTCAGTCAAGTCATGCGTGATGTCCATGTGCATCGCGATTTGGACTCAATTGTACAAATGGTCCAAAATCAACCAAAAGTGTACCAGTTTCTACAAAAGTATTACCAAATTAATGAGCAATTTTTAGCGTTACATGATGAAGCTTTTGCACAATCTTTACGTCCGCGTTTACTACGAGAGGATGCAAGTGAGGCAGAAACAAAAGGGTGGTTAGCGATGCAAAGCGCGCACGGATTAATGCGTAATTTCTTCCTTTATCCTGATCGTGAAGCTGAAATTAAGACAACATATAAAAAAATTAATCAATTATTATCATAG
- a CDS encoding FAD-dependent oxidoreductase, with protein sequence MKVAVIGSTHAGVFSAKSIKAEQPNADIHVFERHDNVSFLSCGIALWVGDQVSDPNRMFYESPESMREQGINMHMQTDVLEADLATKTLQIKDLVTGEITTEVFDRIVIATGSKAVVPPLPGIDSEKIYFSKTWSDANILREITPEIKKVVVIGAGYIGAELAEQLSHKGKEVTLIDATDRVMSRTASKEFSSVYEDAFISHGVDLALNEMVVGFEDTDTGIIVNTDQGSYEADMAVLSIGFTPNTELFAGQLDMLGNGAIVTDKYMETSVAGVFSAGDASAVFSTPTQSYDYIPLATNAIRQGMVIGRNIVTPTLAHPGTQSTSAVELYELAFASTGLNKVSAAVKGLDAETVLIEEDYRPDFMLTTEKVQCSLTWEKATGRIIGAEFMSKHDISQAANVVSLAIENNMTIEQLALTDFFFQPNFDQPLNYISSVALKAVTTARGAQ encoded by the coding sequence ATGAAAGTAGCCGTTATTGGAAGTACACATGCAGGTGTGTTCTCAGCAAAATCAATTAAAGCAGAACAACCGAACGCAGATATCCATGTTTTTGAACGCCATGATAACGTGTCATTTTTGTCATGTGGAATTGCGCTATGGGTAGGTGATCAAGTTTCTGATCCTAATCGTATGTTTTATGAATCACCAGAATCAATGCGTGAACAAGGAATTAACATGCATATGCAAACAGATGTCTTAGAAGCGGATTTAGCGACTAAGACACTACAAATTAAAGACTTAGTAACTGGTGAAATCACAACGGAAGTATTTGACAGGATTGTCATTGCGACAGGATCTAAAGCAGTGGTGCCACCATTGCCAGGAATTGACAGTGAGAAGATTTACTTTAGTAAGACATGGTCAGATGCTAATATCCTACGTGAAATCACACCAGAGATTAAAAAGGTTGTTGTTATCGGGGCAGGATACATTGGCGCTGAATTGGCGGAACAATTGTCTCACAAGGGAAAAGAAGTGACATTGATTGACGCAACAGATCGTGTAATGTCACGTACAGCGTCCAAAGAATTCTCATCTGTATATGAAGATGCCTTCATCTCACACGGTGTCGACTTAGCCTTGAATGAAATGGTTGTTGGTTTCGAAGATACTGATACAGGGATTATCGTTAACACTGATCAAGGGTCATACGAAGCGGACATGGCTGTGTTGAGTATTGGATTTACACCTAACACTGAACTTTTTGCAGGACAATTGGATATGTTGGGAAATGGTGCCATTGTAACTGATAAGTACATGGAAACAAGTGTAGCAGGCGTATTCTCAGCAGGTGATGCAAGTGCCGTATTTTCAACACCTACGCAATCATATGACTACATTCCACTGGCTACGAATGCGATTCGTCAAGGAATGGTGATTGGTCGTAATATTGTGACACCAACATTGGCACACCCCGGGACACAATCAACATCAGCTGTGGAATTATATGAATTAGCTTTTGCGTCAACAGGACTAAACAAGGTGAGTGCCGCTGTAAAGGGATTGGATGCAGAAACGGTATTAATTGAAGAAGACTACCGTCCTGACTTTATGTTGACAACGGAAAAGGTACAATGTTCATTAACGTGGGAGAAGGCCACAGGACGTATTATTGGGGCTGAATTTATGTCAAAGCATGATATCTCTCAAGCCGCAAACGTTGTTTCTTTGGCAATTGAAAACAATATGACGATTGAACAATTAGCGTTGACAGACTTCTTCTTCCAACCTAATTTTGATCAACCATTGAATTACATTTCTTCTGTTGCTTTGAAAGCTGTCACAACTGCACGTGGGGCACAATAA
- a CDS encoding ATP-binding cassette domain-containing protein, protein MTFSSINNVTLQHVSKKFGTHEVTQDLDLIFKKGEITTIFGPSGAGKSTLLNMIGLVDTPDTGEIKIFGETTPKLHSREARQWRREKIDYLFQNFGLIDDMTVQANLAINQAYKKGTKADKKVQQVRALTDVGLGKAYLTKKVYDLSGGEQQRVAIAKTILKDPEIILADEPTGSLDEQNKKNIVELLINLKNQNKTLIIVSHDKYFEQISDQNIYLK, encoded by the coding sequence ATGACATTTTCATCGATAAATAATGTGACACTACAACATGTGAGCAAGAAATTTGGCACGCATGAAGTCACCCAGGATCTCGATCTTATTTTCAAAAAAGGTGAAATTACAACTATTTTTGGACCAAGTGGTGCGGGTAAAAGCACATTGTTAAATATGATTGGGTTAGTGGATACACCAGATACTGGTGAAATTAAGATTTTTGGTGAAACAACGCCTAAGCTGCATAGTCGTGAAGCTAGACAATGGCGTAGAGAGAAAATAGACTATCTTTTTCAGAATTTTGGCTTGATTGACGATATGACCGTACAAGCGAATCTTGCGATTAATCAGGCGTACAAAAAGGGGACTAAAGCTGATAAAAAAGTCCAACAGGTACGCGCATTAACAGATGTTGGGTTAGGAAAAGCCTATTTAACGAAGAAAGTGTATGATTTATCCGGTGGAGAACAACAACGTGTTGCGATTGCTAAAACTATCTTAAAAGATCCAGAGATAATCTTGGCTGATGAACCCACTGGTTCGTTAGATGAACAAAACAAGAAAAATATCGTCGAACTATTAATTAACTTGAAGAATCAAAATAAAACATTGATTATTGTGTCACATGATAAGTATTTCGAACAAATCAGTGATCAAAATATCTACTTAAAGTAA
- a CDS encoding bacteriocin-associated integral membrane protein, with amino-acid sequence MFKIRKVLLVLIGGLFVLGSYLLFQASHIHYLSERATKQARINADFMPFTLPNDIKSDKEYTEILDLLQETSTEQDLNYVKVQRYGGFQLNEYQEIDYGTTEDRLTYQVATVKPSKVWTYFDQPEANVEREYRDDLPLKGYSATIEPMSANVSYTGRQGVFYVETTNEEQFQQFIHGLASKYNQHFKTQYGVPAFTYSEDDLEYLQDTTVETNEAHQYTGIASILFGILLIFVVLYILLSTKYIGTYRLAGFSSYQMFYQLFQTTFRRVLLCTVLLGIVLRVFGHLVISVKTILLLISIIGLMVIVGTGVIALLNRFSLSKQLKNKSYLNWSFYLVYIVKGIALVMLFSMLVPMFQYVSLKAELMTSSGYKDAKIGAEYGVLTPRIVGYEMTNLDIDKHDETKARVYQKLNDKGALLFDQGYREGTNRNNVANVEEVFVNPNYLQKFPLKDMADNSVVVSDTSTQVTLLVPKNRADELEDSVGDDGITERRIVLMPENATYFDLNRGEYQPMPIVSVVTENNGLLLNILTGDIYDGLKIPLTGTAKDTYHAIYDDLAIGNYADKFVQIVSLNDLALDELKAAIGNLKNALVTNGIMFIFILMMNVYVIVLYYRSHNKELYYKYMAGYSEVRLFAKLFVLIAMQYVVMFGVLLTQSAFDLTLLVGMTILCLFELLTVFVVGKIIKRHLLGEKI; translated from the coding sequence ATGTTTAAGATTAGAAAAGTCTTGTTGGTCCTAATCGGGGGATTATTTGTCTTAGGATCGTATTTGTTATTTCAGGCGTCGCACATTCATTATTTGAGTGAAAGGGCAACGAAGCAAGCCCGCATAAATGCTGATTTTATGCCGTTTACGTTACCGAACGACATTAAGTCGGATAAAGAATATACTGAAATATTAGACTTGCTGCAGGAAACTAGTACAGAGCAAGACCTTAATTATGTGAAGGTCCAGCGATATGGTGGATTCCAACTTAATGAGTATCAAGAGATTGACTATGGCACCACCGAAGACCGCCTCACTTATCAGGTCGCGACAGTTAAGCCAAGTAAAGTGTGGACGTATTTCGACCAACCGGAGGCGAATGTTGAGCGTGAGTACCGTGATGATTTACCATTAAAAGGGTATTCAGCAACCATTGAACCTATGTCGGCGAATGTCTCTTATACCGGAAGACAGGGTGTCTTTTACGTTGAAACAACTAATGAAGAACAGTTTCAACAATTTATTCACGGCTTAGCAAGCAAATACAATCAGCATTTTAAAACACAATACGGTGTGCCGGCCTTTACGTACTCAGAAGATGACCTTGAATATCTACAAGATACGACGGTCGAAACGAATGAAGCGCACCAATACACTGGCATAGCCAGTATCTTGTTTGGCATATTATTGATTTTCGTTGTTTTGTACATTTTATTAAGTACAAAGTATATTGGTACCTACCGTTTAGCGGGTTTTTCAAGTTATCAAATGTTTTATCAGCTCTTTCAGACAACGTTCAGAAGAGTCTTGTTGTGTACCGTGTTATTAGGCATTGTGCTGCGGGTATTTGGACATCTTGTCATTTCAGTAAAAACGATTCTTCTGCTCATCAGCATTATTGGCTTGATGGTTATAGTGGGGACGGGTGTGATTGCACTCTTGAATCGTTTCTCATTAAGTAAGCAATTAAAAAATAAAAGTTATTTAAACTGGTCTTTTTACTTAGTGTATATCGTGAAGGGGATAGCGCTAGTGATGCTGTTTAGTATGTTAGTACCCATGTTTCAATATGTGTCATTAAAAGCAGAGTTGATGACGTCATCCGGGTATAAAGACGCAAAAATAGGCGCTGAATACGGCGTTTTAACCCCTCGTATTGTTGGGTATGAGATGACTAATCTAGATATCGATAAACACGATGAAACTAAAGCACGTGTCTATCAAAAGTTAAATGATAAGGGTGCTTTACTGTTTGACCAAGGATATCGAGAGGGGACAAATAGAAATAATGTGGCGAATGTAGAGGAAGTATTTGTGAACCCTAATTATTTACAGAAATTTCCGCTTAAAGACATGGCGGATAATTCCGTGGTCGTGTCTGATACATCAACACAGGTCACCCTATTAGTACCTAAGAATCGTGCAGATGAATTAGAAGATAGTGTTGGAGATGATGGTATCACTGAACGAAGGATAGTTTTAATGCCTGAGAATGCGACCTATTTTGATTTAAATCGTGGTGAATATCAGCCGATGCCCATCGTAAGCGTTGTAACTGAAAATAATGGGCTTCTTCTGAATATATTGACTGGGGACATTTATGATGGCTTGAAGATACCCCTAACAGGGACAGCTAAGGATACGTATCATGCAATTTATGACGATTTAGCAATCGGAAATTATGCCGATAAGTTTGTACAAATTGTGAGCTTGAATGATCTCGCCTTAGACGAGTTAAAAGCGGCAATCGGGAATTTGAAGAATGCATTAGTAACAAATGGCATCATGTTTATATTTATCTTAATGATGAATGTGTATGTCATCGTGCTTTATTATCGTAGTCATAATAAAGAACTCTACTATAAATATATGGCTGGTTATAGTGAAGTTAGATTATTTGCTAAATTGTTTGTCTTGATTGCGATGCAATACGTCGTTATGTTTGGTGTGTTGTTGACACAAAGCGCGTTTGATTTGACGTTACTAGTGGGGATGACGATTTTATGTCTATTTGAACTACTGACAGTTTTTGTGGTTGGTAAAATAATTAAAAGGCACTTACTGGGGGAGAAAATATGA